Within Capra hircus breed San Clemente chromosome 7, ASM170441v1, whole genome shotgun sequence, the genomic segment ctccccttctctccctgctctgGGAGGTGGGCCTCTGGCTGCCCAGCTAATAACCACAGCAGGAGCCTCCCGGCTCTGCTCCCCAGCTCCAGCCGTTTCCATGGACGAGGGCCCACACAAACACAGGATACTGCAGCTCCCCCACTGCCAGCCCAGGACCCCCCACAGCACAGGGTTGGTGGCAGATGAGGTCATTGCCACAGGGGCCCTGCAGGCTTGTTGGGGGGACTATTTGTTTGGCCTTGTTTCTGTGGCAACCTGCTAGACCTCCTTCGCTCCATCCACCGAGGTGTTTGCTGGTGTAAGGGATGAAGCCGCCCCTGAGCCCCCAGCTCCACCTCCAAGGGAAACAGGCTCAAGAACCAGGCAGAGGCAAGACCACGCAGCATCAGGACACTTGTCCCCAGACCGAGGTCCCCCTTTGCCTGGGAACTCAGGTGAACACAGGCCAAATGGGCCCCAGGCGTGCAGCCCACTGcccagagcaggggctctggCTCTGTCCAGCATCTGTCCTGCCTGGGGATCAGGCCCCTGACCTCAGTGCTGACAGGGGGCTGAGAGGGTCCTGTCCCAAAAGAAGAGGCCTTGGGCAGTGATCAAGGAGGGGCTCAGAGGGCAAGGTTGCTTCTAGAAAAGACACAGTGGCCTGGCACTGGGGAGGAAACCACGGGGAGcccaggtggggagggaggaggcgagGAGGCCAGTCACCGGTTAAGGTGGCTCTAAGAGGAGGGGCGTGGAgacaggaggtgggggaggcgCTGAGAAGCAGGAGTCAAAGCCAGGCCGTGTGTCCAGGGCACCAGCGCCCTGATCCCCCATCCATCCGTCCAGTGGTCTCTGCAGCAGCCACAAGCCTCCACAGCTGGGGGCAGGCCCAGGAGGGGCAGGGTAGGCTCAGGCCAGGCAGGAAGGGGGACTACGTGATTACtgggctggggtccagccccacccaccctcACCCACCCACAGGCTCCCACCCTGCAGTACCTCAGTGCTCTGGGCCTTCAGCCCTCCTGGGGGCCTCCTTCTCACTGCTCgctgagcacctgctctgtgtGGCCCAGCCCGACCCTGACAGGCCAGTGAGCATGATTTCCTGCAGTCCCTGTGGTCCTGGGGCCTCCAGGGTCTCACAGCAACATGGAACAGGGCCCCACCATTGCCTGTCTGGGCTCTCTGGCCACGGTAAACTGGCCTCACTTTCTCCACCCTTTCCCTCCcactcttcttcctctccctcctcccctttcttcctcccccttcctcctcctttctcccctcctccccctgccccttccagctccttcctcctcccctcccccttcatcTGCCTCTCCCCCTCAAGCTGTCTCTGAAGTCATCCTGGAAGGCAGGTGGGACCCAGCTGAATACCTTCCCAATGTGCAGGCCCGTCTGAGACGTTACCTAACCGCACCTTCTTACCTAATCCCCCAGCCATCTCCTGCCTCCTGCACTTGCCCCAAACCCAGCAGGCCAACCTGGGCTCGAGCCCAGACTTGCCTCTGGCCACCTGTGGTCctgggctgcctccccaggatgtGGTCTGACAGGACAGGCCTTCCCCTGCCTCCGCTGAAAGAGGCCAGAGACGGGGCGGGAGAGACTGCGGTCACCAGGCAGAGCAGGTGGCAGGAGAGGAGGGATAACTCTGTCCTCACAGTGTGCCCAGGCATGCATGTGCGTGCAGCAGCATGCACACTTTCGCATGGGCACGCACACACGTGCAGGCACGTGTACAGACCCGTGGACCCAGCGCCCCCACGTGCCACGtttgcatacatgcacacacacacacatgcaagatTAGCCACAGAGCTTATCCACAGCACATGGAACCTAGGATTGAGGGGAGACCTGGGTGTCCAGACAAGGACGCTCTGCAGGGACCTgtgtgaggcaggaggagactgcTGCGGCAGGAGGCTGTGCGTAGGGACAGCCTATCCTACCCTGACTGGCCCTTCTCCCCTCTGGAGCCCTTCCTCGCTTGCAGCCCGCAGTATGTACCTGGGTTGGTTTCGGCTACAGTTTCAGCCACCCTTCACCATGGAAGAATGGCCCCATTCAGGCTGCCTGCTCTCTAACCCAGGCAGCTTGCACCCCTCTCCCACCCAGGGCACAGGGGCCTGAGTCCCTGGCCTGCCACTTCATTGCAGTGCCAGGGGAGGAGGTCTCAGTTTTCACCATGTGCAAAGAGGACATGGGCCCCATGTCCCATGGGCCCCCTGCCCCCGTGGGTCCCACACATGGCGAGGTGTCCTTGAGCCCCCCTCTGCCCTGCTGCCACCCACTCCCGTCTCTCACCTGTGGATCCCGGTGCCTGGCCGGGGGGCCTCTTGGAGCTGCCAGGTCACCTGCAGCCTGGCACAGGGTTTGGCACCAGGAGGAACCATTCAGTCTCTAGGGCCGTGCTCAGGAGGCCAGAGAGTGGGTGCTGTAGCCCTGCTTCCTGAGCACGGTGTTAGgcggaagattccacattcctcAGGTGGCAGCTCCTCTCCTGGGTGTCCAGACAGACTTGGACAAGACCCAGGATGGCAGGAAGGTGACCTCCCAGGAGAGGGGCCACCAGGGGCCCGGCAGGCACATCTCAGGGCTGGGAAGACAGAGGCCAGGGGGAGGGTAGAAGGGCTAGGGGCTGGAGACAAACGCAGTGGGCGGGGGTTGTGTTGGACCCAGCGGACCCCAGACTCAGAGCAggtggacagacagatggacagattATTTCAGTGCCGTTACTCAGTGCTCGGCTGAAGCACAAGGAAACTGCTTCTGGAAGAGGTTGCAGGCTTCGGCGGTGGGGGCGGAGGGAAACCTGGGTGTTCAGCAGGTTCCCTGAGAGGAAGCAGAGGCGCCTTCCAGCTGGCCAAGGGCCCCACACATTGGAGGGGGTCACACCTGGGGTAGAGAGACGGCAGCCAAGGCGGGAGCCGAATGCAGGCACGGCAAGATGCGCCGCCGGCAGCCTCGGGGCCTTGGCTCACTGCCCCCTGGAGGGCACAAGCCTTGAGGTGATGAGGGAAGAACTACCCAAGAAAGAGAACGCCTTTCCTAACGAGGCAAGAGGAGGAGGTGTGCTCTGCCCTGCCTGCCACAGCGCCTGGCCCCACCCTTGCTCCATTCCAACACCCTCCTTTCCCTCCTAGGAAATTCAGGATATGGTTTTGTTTGggaaagggtctttgcagatatactTAGttacccatgtgtgtgtgtgctaagttgcttcagtcataaccaactctttgcaatcccatggattgtagcccaccaggcccctctgtccatggggattctccaggcaagaatactggagtgggctgccatgccctcctccagggcatcttccagacccagggatcaaacctgcgtctccctcctgcactggcaggcaagttcctcCCCAtgagcaccagctgggaagcccctttgatTTCAAGATCAGAGCATCCTGGACTGCCTAGACATGCCCTATGTCCCATGACAGGTGTCCTCATATGAGACAAAGACATGAAGATGGCCACAGGAAGATGGAAGCAGACAGGAACGATGTAGCCACAAGTCCAGGAATGCCGGGAGCATCagcagctggaagaggcaggaaggatcACACATCTCgatctcagacttctggcctccagagctggGAGAGAACAGATCCCTACTGCTGTAAGCCCTCACCTTGCCTGTGGCCATTTGTCATGACGGCCCCTTGACTAATACAGGGAGCAAAGCACCCCAGCTGTCCCCacactccttctccagggcaaagAGTGGGAGAGCCCCTCTCTGTGTGGCACTTTGTTAGTGAGAGCGCTGTTTGCGGGAGTGCAGGGACAGAGGCTGAGCCAGACGGGGCTGGGCACCCGGTCCTCCAGGACCAGCCTAGGAGGGGATCCATGGGGCTGCTCAGTGACCAGGGACCTGGGATACGCTCTCTGCACATGAGGGCGCCTGCCTTTCTGGATGCGAACCGGGAGctgccaccccctcccacctttgggcagggctgggctggactTGGTCTGTGAGAGACCCCTCTACTCCATAAACCCTCTCACCGCCCTGggccctgctcctcctccaggcCCGCCtccccagaacccctgcaacccctCTGAGGGCAGCCACGGAGATGaggttataatttaaaaatacatttatttagtgtttccatttgtttctgttCTGTTACACAAGgccattaaataaatacattctcCAAGTCACTCGAGTACACACCTACTCACTATACAGATGAGGTAGAGAAATCGATAGGCCCACACAAGACTTCTCTCGTGTGTGAAtgcccctctcctcccgcccGCCTCCACCTGGCCTGGTCAAGCTCAGAGCTGCGTCTGTGCACGCTGAGCAGAGAGCAGGTGGCCGGGACCTGCCTGGCCCCTCAGCATGGCTCTGCCCCTGcggccctggggctggggggtcTGGACCCCGCCACAGACATGTTTTCTTTGAGAGATTCTCTGCTGTACAGACAAAAAGCATGTTAATAAGAGGCTCCATCTGCAGGAGTGCTTCCTCGCTTAGCAAGACATTctgatatatatttatgtataaacaaACCAGCCAGCAGACGTTTTCAAtctgctttgtttaaaaaaatacttttcttaatatttatgacATAGAGCTAAATGTGgtatttgacttaaaaaaaaaatccttcctctGACTTGCTGCCCTTCCAACCCAGTAGTGACCGAGCTACAGTCTTGTCATAGAAACATGGCCAGCTCTGCCTGCTCCAGGCCCCAGCAGGTGGGGATGCTTGGGGACAACCGGGGCACGCCCCCGCCTCTCCCCGCCCTCCAGCCAAGTGTGGAGGAGACCAAGCGGCAGCCCCACGCCACCCACTGCCACAGAGCCCACCCTGGCTCCCTCCCAGGGAGCATGCCTTGGCTGGGCCACTCTGAGCGTGCAGTTCTTCACGGGGGTGTCCTCTGAACCACAGGAGAATAAACTCTACTATTTACACTATGGAACAGGGACAAAGAGACCCACATCCGCATAAATAGGTTTTCTTTTACAAACACAGTCTCCAGGGTTCCTGAAGCCCCCTGGACTCCGAGGAATCCCTTCACTCAGTAGTTCCCGCGTCCACACTGCCCGCCCCAGCTCTGCACCTGCCCAAACCCCAGTGCACACCCTCCGAGCACAGTCACAGAGCTGAGCAGGACGGGCCCAGGGCTGGAGGCCCTACCACCACGGGCAGGAGAGCTCCACACCTAGGGAACGGCACCCGAGCCAACCACTGACCACACCAACAGTGTGCACACGTAcgcacaccaccacacacatgcacacacaagcacatatacCACACGTGCACAGATATATGCACATGgttacacacacacgtgcacccaTGTACGTACATGCACACCCGTGCAGATATGTGCTCATTCTCATGCATGGATACACActtggaaatgtgtgtgtgtgcacatacaagCATGCATCTGCACTTAAACCACATACTCACAGGTGGACACTCATGCATTCACACAGCATGCCCATGTACACACACCACATGctcacgcatgcatgcacacgcgTGTGCACACACCCTCAACCAAATCAGGGCAGTGACGGCCATACTTTTCCCTTCTCTGCCAAATCGACAGCACGACCAAGGAGAACACTTCCCACTTGCCAAGTCCTATCTTCAAACCCTCTCCACCCGCGTCTgcccccaccctgcctcccctACAGTGACAGAGAACAAGCTGCGCCTTCCTCATGAAATGAGCCTCTATGAGGCtggccctgcccctctgcccaggCCCAACTCTGGGGGAGAACAGGCTGCCCTctgccacccccagccccagaatCTGCATTGAGCCGCCAGTGTGGATCCATGTGCCCTCGGGGTGCAGAGGAGGGCCCGTCCACCTCCCTGGTCAGCCTCGCTGTGGGTAGCCAACCTGGACCATGAGACCTGGCTTCAGAAACCCTGAGGGTGGTGGCCAGACACAGCTTGctttacttctttaaaaacaacaacagcaatgtcTCTCTTGATTTAGTGGTTTCAAACGACAAAGCAGATCAGGCAAGCAGGTCAGGAGGGGgttcagaagggagggaggaaggggctcCTCCAGACCAGGCTCTATTGAGACAGGGAAGAGCCACAGCCTGCGAGGCTGCAGGGatggagaaaataatattatatattagttaaataaaaataacttaaaagtcACTGATACTACTCCAAAGAGAAGTACTCGATGTCAGAGGGGCCAGCAGTCTACCCCCACAAGCGGGCGGCCAGGCATCTGCTCTCGCTCCTAGTGGTTTGACTCTAAGCCAGTGCTGGTGCAGGTCAGCCCACACAGAGCCCGTGTGGTCACGAAGGTGTGCCCACTGCTCCCCAGAGGGCACCCAGCGCACGACAGGCGGCTGGTGACTTGGGGGGACGGAACTTGGAAAGCATCCGTGCAAAGCTCTCAGGTCACGGGGAGGGACAGGCAGGGAGGACGCAGAGGTCAGACTGGGCCTCTGAAAGGAGGAGACAAAGGGCTGGGGACGGCCAGCTCAGCCCGCCCCAGGCCTCTGCCCCCGCCTTGTCGCCAAGCGTGCTGGGGGCGCCCAGGCCAGGGACCCAGCCCCTGCAGCGCTGCAGCCCTCACGCGGCACGCTGCCTGCGCCCCCGCGGCAGCCCGGCCAGGCGCGGGGGCTCAGCCCTTGCAGGTGTAGACCTCCTCCCGCTGGGTGCACTGCCTGCACTCCACGTAGCAGCACCAGCGCACCTGGCACTGGCAGGGCCGGGTCACCACCCGACTCTGCGTGTTGTGGCCGCGCCCGCAGCAGATGCTCTCGCAGTTTTTCTCGCGGTGGCACCTGCGGCCGGCAGTGCCCGGGGAGAAGCGGCCAGCCACACAGAAGCTGGGGGAGTCGTCCAGGTGCACCAGCTCCGGCGTGCGGGGCAGGGGATCGCCGCCACCCGCCCCAGCGGCCCGGCCCCGCGGGGGCGAGATGGCGCCGGCCTCGCCGGTGGCCTCGTTGGTGGTGCTGCCCACCTTGAGGGCTGTCTCGTATTTGTGCTTCAGGCGCTTGCCCACCTCGTGGAAAGGCGCCAGCTGCCGCCAGCACGTCCGCACGGTGCAGGAGCCGGACACGCCGTGGCACTTACACGTGGTCTCCACCCCGGCCTTGATCACCTGGCGAGAGAGAGGGCAGTGGGCACGAGGGCCACCCTGAGCAGACTGGAGGCCAGCCCCCAAGACAACTCTCAGAGGGGCTGGCACTGCCAGGCCTCATGGCCAAATGGCTCCCCACTGTTTATCACCCAGCCCTCCTGGCTCCCACACACAGCCCTTCCTCTCCAAGCCATGGATCACCCAGGACAGAAATCCCACAGCCAGCATCACCACTTCAGAGAGGCCACCACAGCACCCTGAATCTGCCTCCTGCAGCACCGGGGTGCCCCCTTCCCATCTCCATATCCTAGGATGTCCCCTGCCAGGGCAGGGCACACTTCCCCACGAGCCCTACTGTCAGTGGCCCCCAGGACCACATAGTCTGTTCTCAGCAGTCTGTACCTCGAAGATTTAAGGACAAGCAAGTCAGCGTGCCTAGTGGACAGAACTGGTCACCAGAGTGTACGTTCTGAGTTGACCGTGTCTCTGCCTGGGCATAGGGACCAGATGCTACTGCACGTGCAGGCACCAGCTGCCACCCTGCCAAGGGCGACTTGGAAAGAGGGAGAAGGCCTCCAGCGAGGAGCAGGCAGGAGAGGGCTGcgcccacccccacacacaggcAGGGACGGGCATGGCCTAGCACCAAGCTTCTGCTCTGCATCTGGGAGGCTGCTGAAGGCTCAGGCTGGCCCTTCCCCTCGCAGGACTTGGGTCCCACGTGCAAAGCCATGGCATCAGGCCAGCTGTCCCACAGGGCCTCCTGCCTGACTTCCCACACTGGGGTCCCAGGAGGGACGTGGGGAAGAGGAATGGCAAGGAAAGGGGAGATTCCTCTCCCAGAGGGCCCCAAGCCAGGCCCAAGCTCCCACACAGCCCCCAGGGAGAGCCAACTCAAGGGGGATTAAGAAACATAGCTGCCCTCCAGCCAGGCAACAGAAGAGTCACATTTAATGATACTTTGCTGAGAAACCCGgacaaatttaattaaaatgtggCTTACCCAGGACCAGTGGAGCTAATGGAGCACTTTCATATTCTGACTTTTCATTAATAGCTTACAAAAGGgcgagtgcagagaaaaagaaagggcctCCCCTGGGGGATTTAATCAGCCTGCACCCCTCCCCGGAGGGTGGAAGGACAGGCAGAGCTCCTGTGGCAAAGGGGGAAATTGATTCTTTAATAAGCCCATACCTCAGAACCCTGGCTTCTCAATAAAGAGGGGCTCAGAATGGGGCTGGTATTAATTACCTCATCACCCCCTCCAGCCCCCCAGGCTGGGACTCCAAATCCCAAGGGCTGCCCCACAAGCACGCAGATCCCACTCCTGCCCCTGACGGCCCCACAGCTCAGGCCGAGCCGTGGGAGGCATTCGATTGTCCAGGCTGTGCAGGGGCTAAGAGGGTGGGGTGCTCTGTGCACAGTGGAGGTGGTGGGGCTCGATGCTTCCTCCAGGGTGTGGAGCTGAGGGGCTGCCAGGGGGCGGGTTGGGGTAGAGAGGGGCTGCCTGCAGCAAGAGAGCTGCAGCAGTCCTTTCCAGCTCGAGTCTTCTGTCTCAAGCTTCCTCAGAACAGAGTCCTGGCTACAGACAGGGGCCCTGAGGCAGAAGCAGCACCCCCAGCTTGGGCCATCCACACCCCGAGCATTCCCCCAGAGCCCCTGAACCACACGCTGACCCACTTGCCATTCACCTATGTCCTGGTGACAGGACCACCCACCCCTCAGCCCCAACAGGTAGGGTCTAGTCCATTCTCCACCTGGCTAGATGGTGCCCAGGAGACGAGACCCTCCTTGCAGCCTTGACCACCCAGGacacccctccctgctccccagccAGCAGCAAGTAGGACTTCTGGCTCTACTCAACCATGCAAGACCATGGGGCACCCCTCCACAGAGCTCCCCATGACATCTAGTACCCTGCCCACTGGGTAAGTCATGAGCCTGATAAACAGAAGAGCTGGGGGCTGGCAGCCACCTTCCCCTCCTCTCGGACCCCCAGCCCTCTCCCGGACCGGTgcccctcccctcagcccctgcccccgccccttaaacacacatgcaccctgcccaccccctgcACTTCCCCACTCTGTGCCCCAGCCCATGCTAACTGCACCCACACCATCCGATGCCCTGTCCCGTGCCCCCCGACTCTGCACCCTTTCCCGCCCCCGGGCCCCGCCCGGCTTGCCTTCACACCCACGAGGTTGTTGTGGAAGTCCACGCGGGCTCGCAGATCCTTGCTAGACCGCCGGCCCAGGAACTCCTTGACGAACTTGCTGCTGTACTTGAGGTTGTCTCCGCAGCCGCCCCACTGCCAGGCCTCCCGGTTCTCCAAGTCAGGTGCCTCATCGCAAGTGCAGCGTTCCATGCGGCCTGCACTGCAAGCCTTGGCCAGCGCATGCGTCAGGCCAGCGGAGGAGATGGCGTAAAGGAAGGCTGTCTCCTTGAAGCCtgggggtgagggcaggggtgggTCAGTGGGCCAGAGGGGCCCCCATCTCACTCGGGTGCAGCCAAACCACGGTCTCCCAACACACACATTCCACATAGAGCAGGGTCTATGGGAAGGATCCTCCACGGCGTGGTCCACAGGGAACCTGGGCAGACGTGCTCCTGGGGTTAGGAGGTGCCCTCTCATGCCCCAGACACAGGACTGCTCAGGGGTAGAGAACCCAGAGTGAAGTGCAGCCACAGCAGTGCCCAGCACTCAGAGACCCCATCCCGCTGGGTCTCGAACCTACTAGACTGGCCAGGGGCCTCGATAAGCCTTGCCCTGCCCTGCGCCTCAGGTCCCTGGTTTTTAAACAAAGCTGTTGAGAGATTCAGATGAGAGTTCCCCCTTGGCACCCTCATCTGGAAGGAGACacgaaagaggaactccatgcTAAGAACTCCATGCTAAGAACAGACCCCAGGCACCCACATGGCTGCTGACCCCTCCCCAGCAACTCTTGTCAGAAAGTAACACCCCAGCTGGCACCAGTCTCCCGCCCAGGTCTGATGGCAGGGGAAGGGACAGAGGGCTAGAAATTCACACCTGGGAGGGCTGCCCAGCACGGGGCATTGGCCAGAGGCACAGACACCCAAGGCAGGGAGGGGCCACGGAAGTCACAGGCCATGTGAGACGGACATCTACTAGGGCACCAGCTAGACCCCTGCCCTGCGTGCAGGCACTGGGCCTCAGTCCCTGCCATGTGGCAAGAGCCGTCAGAGCTGCCCTGGGCCCTGTCACACCTGTCCAGACGTACCTTGTGCCACCAGCAACTGTTCCACGCAGGTGTGAGGGGGACCAGGCatgggggagagggcaggaggagggtgggggagctGCGGGTTCAAGTCCCACCCACCGCCCAGCCACCTGGAACTCCGCTGATGTGGGCTGGAGGTCCCGCCTCCTGGCTCCCACCCAGGGTCCCGGCACACTCACCTCGCTTGAGGAGGCTGGCCCGGTAGCGGCCCTCCAGGGTGCAGTTCCAGCGCTCAAAGCGGAACTGGTACTGGCACTCGAGGGCACTCATGCTGACCGCCTCCACCAGCGTCTCGGCCACACCGGGGTCC encodes:
- the WNT9A gene encoding protein Wnt-9a, with translation MLDGPLLARWLAAAFALTLLLAALRPSAAYFGLTGSEPLTILPLTLEPEAVAQAHYKACDRLKLERKQRRMCRRDPGVAETLVEAVSMSALECQYQFRFERWNCTLEGRYRASLLKRGFKETAFLYAISSAGLTHALAKACSAGRMERCTCDEAPDLENREAWQWGGCGDNLKYSSKFVKEFLGRRSSKDLRARVDFHNNLVGVKVIKAGVETTCKCHGVSGSCTVRTCWRQLAPFHEVGKRLKHKYETALKVGSTTNEATGEAGAISPPRGRAAGAGGGDPLPRTPELVHLDDSPSFCVAGRFSPGTAGRRCHREKNCESICCGRGHNTQSRVVTRPCQCQVRWCCYVECRQCTQREEVYTCKG